In Mastacembelus armatus chromosome 4, fMasArm1.2, whole genome shotgun sequence, the following are encoded in one genomic region:
- the LOC113129545 gene encoding leucine-rich repeat-containing protein 15-like, translating to MSRRGIILLFLSLLFESSLSQNKQCEKETDCPKENQQVFSDSTTNIPSQLRPGVTEVFFLVSHIEKIPKGAFSNNSHLQKVEFLNTNTTSIEPGAFEGLVDLVQVEISNTPLTSIPVGVFKDLSKLEKIILKFNKIHSLEKGLFDGLKKVREIQLHGNQIETIEDGTFDDLENLVSLHLAKNNLSAVSADWFSSLNKLEVLRLYENQLTTIPEELFQNLPNLREIGLHQNEIAELSPNLFPHKDKLTKITLDGNHLTTLPQGFFVGFPQLKTLTLQKNNLSSLPPVLFGEMPKMTELSLSQNNLNTLPSGIFSPLKKVKKLHLFKNHFVTLSPEYFEGLEKLTDLNLHNNTIQSLDADVFEKLQSLVKLRLDHNHLQSLPEGIFGPLTTLKKLYLNNNPWKCDCQLTSFYLWMKQNSDKIIDPVFCEYPEALRGQEIKSLTEDQLICPTLPPTTTLFTTTITTTLPTIQPPTTTSVTTTTALPTTTAPTTTMTTTAPTTTMTTTAPTTTMTTTAPTTTMTTTAPTTTMTTTAPTTTMTTTAPTTTMTTTAPTTTMTTTAPTTSMTTTAPTTTMTTTAPTTTMTTTAPTTTMTTTAPTTTMTTTAPTTTMTTTAPTTAMKTTTPTTTTIITTTFRTTTPLPASTPVIFTYPLEPVSHAASLSFPYQTNKVHQCKSELMIYTALLVVEITCTLVLAKFTLSLYCLLQSRQRMYHRIKLTHFSYRREVILRPLQEAETRGL from the coding sequence ATGTCAAGAAGAGGAATCatccttctttttctgtctttactgtTTGAGTCCTCACTGtctcaaaacaaacaatgtgaaAAAGAGACAGACTGTCCCAAAGAAAACCAACAGGTTTTTAGTGATTCAACTACGAACATCCCAAGCCAGCTGAGACCAGGTGTGACAGAGGTTTTCTTTCTGGTCAGCCACATTGAAAAGATCCCCAAAGGAGCCTTCAGTAATAACTCTCATCTTCAAAAGGTGGAGTTCTTGAACACTAACACAACATCTATTGAGCCGGGAGCTTTTGAAGGTTTGGTAGATCTCGTGCAGGTTGAGATCTCCAACACTCCATTAACATCAATTCCAGTGGGTGTCTTTAAAGATCTCAGCAAGCTGGAGAAGATTATACTAAAGTTTAACAAAATCCACAGTCTGGAGAAAGGCTTGTTTGATGGCCTTAAAAAAGTAAGAGAGATCCAGTTACATGGGAACCAGATCGAAACTATTGAAGATGGGACGTTTGATGATCTTGAGAACcttgtttcacttcatttagCTAAAAACAACCTTTCTGCTGTATCTGCTGACTGGTTCTCAAGCCTAAACAAACTGGAGGTGCTACGGCTTTATGAAAATCAGCTGACCACCATTCCTGAAGAACTTTTTCAGAATTTACCAAACCTGAGGGAGATTGGCTTGCATCAGAACGAAATTGCAGAATTATCGCCTAATTTATttccacacaaagacaaactaaCTAAGATTACTTTGGATGGTAATCACCTGACTACTTTACCTCAGGgtttttttgttggtttccCGCAGCTTAAAACACTGACCCTACAGAAGAATAACCTAAGCAGTTTACCACCAGTGCTTTTTGGAGAAATGCCTAAAATGACTGAATTAAGCCTCAGCCAAAACAACCTCAACACTCTTCCTAGTGGAATATTTAGCCCTCTGAAGAAGGTGAAGAAGCTACATCTGTTCAAAAATCACTTTGTCACCTTGTCTCCTGAGTACTTTGAAGGCCTCGAGAAGCTCACAGACCTGAATCTACACAACAACACGATTCAGTCGCTGGATGCAGATGTCTTTGAGAAGTTACAGTCCCTGGTCAAACTCAGGTTAGATCACAATCACCTGCAGTCACTTCCTGAGGGAATTTTTGGGCCTTTAACAACACTAAAAAAATTGTACCTTAATAATAACCCTTGGAAGTGTGACTGCCAGCTGACTTCTTTTTACCTCTGGATGAAGCAAAACTCTGACAAGATCATAGATCCTGTGTTCTGCGAGTACCCAGAAGCTCTGAGAGGGCAGGAAATCAAGTCATTAACAGAGGACCAATTGATTTGCCCTACCCTTCCCCCCACAACTACTCTCTTTACCACCACCATCACAACAACACTCCCAACCATACAACCACCGACAACCACCAGTGTCACTACCACAACAGCTCTTCCTACAACAACCGCACCCACAACCACCATGACAACAACCgcacccaccaccaccatgaCAACAACCgcacccaccaccaccatgaCAACAACCGCACCCACAACCACCATGACAACAACCGCACCCACAACCACCATGACAACAACCGCACCCACCACCACTATGACAACAACCGCACCCACAACCACCATGACAACAACCGCACCCACCACCACTATGACAACAACCGCCCCCACAACATCTATGACAACAACCGCACCCACAACCACCATGACAACAACCgcacccaccaccaccatgaCAACAACCGCACCCACAACCACCATGACAACAACCGCACCCACAACCACCATGACAACAACCGCACCCACAACCACCATGACAACAACCGCACCCACAACTGCCATGAAAACAACCACACCCACCACCACTACAATCATAACCACCACCTTTCGGACTACAACACCTCTTCCAGCAAGCACTCCAGTGATCTTCACCTATCCATTGGAACCTGTTTCTCATGCGGCATCACTTTCATTCCCctatcaaacaaacaaagttcATCAGTGCAAATCTGAGCTGATGATCTACACTGCCCTGCTGGTGGTGGAGATCACCTGCACCCTGGTGCTGGCCAAGTTCACTCTGTCTTTGTACTGCCTGCTGCAGAGCAGACAGAGGATGTACCACAGGATCAAACTCACCCACTTCTCCTACAGAAGAGAGGTCATCCTGAGGCCGCTGCAAGAAGCAGAGACTCGAGGACTTTAA